The Methanobrevibacter sp. genome has a segment encoding these proteins:
- the pheT gene encoding phenylalanine--tRNA ligase subunit beta, with the protein MPVITFKYDDLKELGIDMDKDELIDTLPMMSSDIEDFDDEEIKVEFFPNRPDNLSVEGVARSFKGFIGQEIGLPDYKVVPSNEEVIVEAEVAKIRPYIAFAKIDNVDFTGDKLKYVMDFQENLHWVIGRDRKKVAIGIHNADVVTAPYKYIATPKDANAFVPLEKDTEMTPQEILTEHDKGKDYAHLIEDFDKYPLILDKDDNVLSMPPIINGELTKIREDTRNIIVDVTGTDERAVNQALNIICSSFAEVGGEIKSMEVKYSDKTITSPDLTPQEMNVHVDTANELIGGTDLTAQDIHDLLLKARFDAEILNDNEVKAIIPAYRVDILHEVDIVENIAVQYHINSVEAKLPEINTVAYENNWFKAESTIREVMIGLGFQEVMSLMLTSEDAHYTKMNQEEKPHVQVARPITIDRTMIRTSLINSLMEFLEDNKHEDLPQKIFEIGDVLYLDESKENKTVSSKKLAAVICHSTANFTEIKSVMSSVLSNLGYTMEISDSKNRTFIEGRVADVTGVSNAGSIEGFFGEVSPEVITNFTLDYPVIAFEIEFINK; encoded by the coding sequence ATGCCAGTTATAACATTCAAATATGATGATTTAAAAGAATTAGGAATAGATATGGACAAAGATGAACTGATAGACACTTTACCAATGATGTCTAGTGATATTGAAGATTTTGATGACGAGGAAATCAAAGTCGAATTCTTCCCAAACCGTCCGGACAACTTATCTGTTGAAGGAGTGGCAAGATCATTTAAGGGGTTCATCGGTCAGGAAATAGGTTTGCCTGACTATAAAGTAGTGCCTTCCAATGAAGAAGTAATTGTTGAAGCGGAAGTTGCCAAAATCAGACCATATATTGCTTTTGCAAAGATTGACAATGTTGATTTTACTGGCGATAAACTCAAATATGTAATGGATTTCCAGGAAAACCTCCACTGGGTTATTGGAAGGGACAGGAAAAAAGTGGCAATCGGTATACATAATGCAGACGTAGTAACCGCCCCATACAAATACATTGCAACACCTAAAGATGCAAATGCATTCGTTCCTTTAGAAAAAGATACAGAAATGACTCCTCAGGAAATCTTAACCGAGCATGACAAAGGTAAAGATTATGCTCATTTGATTGAAGACTTTGACAAATATCCTTTAATTTTAGATAAAGATGACAATGTATTGTCCATGCCTCCAATCATCAACGGTGAGCTGACCAAAATCAGGGAAGATACTAGAAACATCATTGTTGATGTAACCGGTACTGATGAAAGGGCAGTCAATCAAGCGCTAAACATTATCTGCTCTTCATTTGCTGAAGTTGGAGGAGAAATCAAATCTATGGAAGTCAAATACAGTGACAAAACCATTACTTCCCCGGATTTAACTCCACAGGAGATGAATGTTCATGTTGATACTGCTAACGAATTGATTGGCGGAACCGATTTAACCGCACAGGACATTCATGATTTGCTCTTAAAAGCTCGTTTTGATGCTGAAATATTAAATGACAATGAAGTAAAAGCAATTATTCCTGCTTACAGAGTGGACATCCTTCATGAAGTGGACATTGTTGAAAATATTGCTGTTCAATATCATATTAACAGTGTTGAAGCTAAATTGCCTGAAATCAACACCGTTGCTTATGAAAACAATTGGTTTAAAGCTGAATCAACAATTCGTGAAGTCATGATCGGTTTGGGATTCCAGGAAGTTATGAGTCTTATGCTTACCAGTGAAGATGCTCACTACACCAAAATGAACCAGGAAGAAAAACCTCACGTTCAGGTTGCAAGGCCGATTACAATCGACAGAACCATGATTAGAACAAGCTTAATTAATTCACTGATGGAATTTTTAGAGGACAACAAGCATGAAGACTTGCCTCAAAAGATCTTTGAAATCGGTGATGTCTTATACCTTGATGAATCAAAAGAAAACAAGACTGTTTCATCCAAAAAATTAGCTGCAGTGATTTGCCATTCAACTGCTAACTTTACTGAAATCAAATCTGTAATGAGCAGTGTTTTATCCAACTTAGGATACACAATGGAAATATCAGACAGCAAAAACAGGACTTTCATTGAAGGCAGAGTTGCTGATGTGACTGGAGTTTCTAACGCAGGTTCAATTGAAGGTTTCTTCGGTGAGGTTTCACCTGAAGTAATTACTAATTTTACCCTAGATTATCCTGTTATTGCATTTGAAATTGAATTTATCAACAAATAA
- a CDS encoding winged helix-turn-helix domain-containing protein — MDDETLKTYGYVISSSYREKSVKSLNDGDKIPTDLAEDIGIRTNHISKVLRELKECGVAECINEEKRKNRVYRLTSKGEDIAKLID, encoded by the coding sequence ATGGATGATGAGACATTAAAGACTTACGGTTATGTAATCAGTTCCTCATATAGAGAGAAATCTGTCAAATCATTAAATGATGGGGATAAAATACCTACGGATTTGGCTGAAGACATTGGAATTCGTACAAATCACATTTCCAAGGTTCTGCGTGAACTTAAGGAATGTGGTGTTGCCGAATGCATCAATGAGGAAAAACGCAAAAATAGAGTGTATAGACTAACTTCCAAAGGTGAAGATATAGCTAAACTTATTGATTAA
- a CDS encoding secondary thiamine-phosphate synthase enzyme YjbQ: MTVRTHFLKLNTNKNFEIIDITSKINELIDIETGLISIFSKHSTSAIVVNENEAGLLGDLEFTLDNLIPNKFSYNHDRIDNNAHSHLKSFLLSSSECLPIKNNKLDLGTWQSVFFIELDGPRSNRTITLTIIGE, translated from the coding sequence ATGACAGTCAGAACTCATTTTTTAAAATTAAATACAAATAAAAACTTTGAAATCATTGATATCACTTCAAAAATCAATGAATTGATTGACATAGAAACAGGTTTAATCTCAATTTTTTCAAAACATTCCACTTCGGCCATTGTCGTTAATGAAAACGAGGCAGGTTTGCTTGGGGACTTGGAATTCACTTTGGATAATTTAATTCCGAATAAATTCTCATATAATCATGACAGGATTGACAATAATGCACACTCACACCTGAAGTCATTTCTCCTTTCATCAAGTGAGTGTCTGCCGATTAAAAATAATAAATTGGATTTAGGCACTTGGCAGTCAGTATTTTTCATTGAACTTGATGGGCCAAGAAGCAACAGAACAATAACTTTAACTATAATTGGAGAGTAA
- the rpiA gene encoding ribose-5-phosphate isomerase RpiA — MKDTSSNSSSKKNAGYKAAEYVEDGMVLGLGTGSTTHFFIEKVGMRIKEEGIKVMGIPTSFQSLLIAKQWNIPITTLEEQDIDLSVDGADEVDADFNLIKGGGAAHTKEKIVDYAADKFIVIVDESKVVEELGNFPVPVEVLPDASRMVIKALEDMGATCEIRMAQRKDGPVITDNGNFVIDAKFDKIDSPAHMEIDLNSIPGVVENGIFSQMVDKVIIGTDDGTKEL, encoded by the coding sequence ATGAAAGACACTAGTAGTAATAGTTCTTCTAAAAAGAATGCCGGATATAAAGCTGCTGAATATGTTGAAGATGGAATGGTTTTAGGACTGGGTACCGGTTCAACCACACATTTTTTCATTGAAAAAGTAGGAATGAGAATAAAGGAGGAAGGGATTAAAGTAATGGGAATTCCAACATCATTTCAATCATTGTTAATAGCTAAACAATGGAACATTCCAATAACTACCTTAGAAGAGCAGGATATTGACTTATCAGTTGATGGAGCAGATGAAGTTGACGCTGATTTCAATTTAATTAAAGGTGGAGGAGCAGCACACACTAAAGAAAAGATTGTTGATTATGCTGCAGACAAGTTCATAGTCATTGTGGATGAATCAAAAGTGGTTGAAGAATTGGGAAATTTCCCAGTACCTGTAGAAGTGCTTCCTGATGCATCAAGAATGGTTATAAAAGCATTGGAGGATATGGGTGCAACTTGTGAGATTAGAATGGCTCAAAGAAAAGACGGACCTGTAATCACCGACAATGGCAACTTCGTAATCGATGCCAAATTTGATAAGATTGACTCTCCGGCACACATGGAAATTGACTTGAACTCAATACCTGGTGTGGTTGAAAACGGAATATTCTCACAGATGGTTGATAAGGTAATCATCGGAACAGATGACGGTACCAAAGAGTTGTAG
- a CDS encoding UPF0179 family protein: MITLIGKDLAKEGQEFVFLGPADECENCRFKSSCIGNLELNRKYVVTGIKENEQNCPIHSGGKVIPVEVDRAKIDILTTSKNIFEGSTFTFNAPDCDENCEFHDLCFPDGLVENDKCIVLDNGGKHKEECKKGYKLNKLTLGFVI, encoded by the coding sequence ATGATTACATTGATAGGTAAAGATTTAGCAAAGGAAGGTCAGGAATTCGTTTTTTTAGGTCCTGCTGATGAATGTGAAAATTGCCGGTTTAAATCATCCTGCATAGGCAATTTGGAGTTGAACAGAAAATATGTTGTCACAGGCATTAAAGAAAATGAACAAAATTGTCCAATTCACTCTGGAGGAAAAGTAATTCCAGTTGAAGTCGATAGGGCTAAAATAGATATTTTGACAACTTCAAAAAATATTTTTGAAGGATCAACATTCACATTTAATGCACCTGATTGTGATGAGAATTGTGAGTTTCATGATTTGTGTTTCCCTGACGGTTTGGTTGAAAACGATAAATGTATCGTTCTGGACAATGGTGGAAAACATAAAGAGGAATGTAAAAAAGGTTATAAGCTTAATAAATTAACATTAGGATTTGTGATATAA